A genomic window from Astatotilapia calliptera chromosome 12, fAstCal1.2, whole genome shotgun sequence includes:
- the c20h2orf81 gene encoding uncharacterized protein C2orf81 homolog isoform X2, whose translation MPRSATKVQTDKHRRRSSVQVISPAAQEQKGEDIIPGHSTRTQWTNMLLQEDADEAVGEILDELLRKVMKGCLDVYTESQLPTFSASWAKRYLTQIVEHQILCLDEGEGPVERSKTEDSEPVPPTSDAWAQGCVPVLIHQQHLAAQEKADIDQVPAQREARVSQQ comes from the exons ATGCCACGCTCTGCAACCAAGGTTCAAACTGACAAGCACAGACGTAGGTCATCTGTACAGGTGATCTCACCTGCAGCACAAGAGCAGAAAGGGGAAGATATAATCCCAGGTCACTCGACCCGGACCCAGTGGACAAATATGTTGCTTCAGGAGGATGCAGATGAGGCAGTGGGGGAAATcttagatgaactgctgaggAAGGTCATGAAAGGATGTCTTGATGTGTATACTGAGAGCCAG CTACCAACTTTCTCTGCATCTTGGGCCAAGAGGTACCTCACACAGATTGTAGAGCACCAAATCTTGTGCCTAGATGAGGGAGAAGGACCAGTCGAAAGATCAAAAACAGAAGATTCTGAGCCTGTGCCACCAACTTCCGATGCCTGGGCTCAAGGATGTGTGCCTGTTCTTATCCATCAACAACATCTTGCTGCACAGGAG AAGGCTGACATTGACCAGGTTCCAGCACAGAGAGAGGCACGAGTCAGCCAGCAATGA
- the LOC113033427 gene encoding zinc finger BED domain-containing protein 1-like, whose product MKRTGRRRSSVWDCFEQTGNFVRCMKCNATLKYCGGATTSMMNHMSRHHSSATPMDEDEKPVICTVQCIEDENASNNSEITQVAVMSPNINITPAERDSSERKRLKRSSVWDIFIKVDDEVHCTMCGTKLKYRSSTTSMMYHIRNKHQDAAPNDGVSLATHAEVTELISRMIEKDMLPISMVSGDGFRELLAYTVHSYKMPSVGDVTRIIEGRFHEKVEELMVQLGRVEKVALTADFWTGLTFQRYMTMSCSFITEDWQGRSAVLQTHKVSAGSHSTADTVTESVLSTVQAWAIAGKVTSCVHNDTQNSLSVQACTRVTWDYTICFATTLQRAVSDGLSEDLLRIVVAAGKLVKHFNRNLLANEALEQKQVQMCLPQRKLIQSSKDRWDTICDMFERLLEQRWAIKAVLSDRSVTSRQEAQTLEIEDDCWQIIENFTPVLATLKWATTVISADTEVSISNIYPITFSLVQTHLVPKENDVEQVSEFKLKVQQSLRNHMEVDSNDLASKPALIASMLDPRHKHLSFLTPTGRLAAKVKLHELVSKLDAVVTATAGAKDEQQETLVTPDISQAAVPSQIRSDTKNTMVLLLGDNYSSSYATDSEAQVDYYLRDIAPSLDINPLDWWRVNGPRFPKLATLARHYLCVPGVSLPSLLSEAGQTFATMRRRLSPEHVDMMIFVNRNA is encoded by the exons ATGAAGCGCACAGGAAGGAGGCGCAGCTCCGTGTGGGACTGCTTTGAACAAACGGGGAACTTCGTCCGCTGCATGAAATGCAACGCGACGCTGAAATACTGCGGCGGAGCCACGACCTCCATGATGAACCACATGAGCAGGCACCATTCATCCGCGACGCCGATGGACGAGGACGAGAAACCCGTGATCTGCACCGTTCAGTGCATCGAGGATGAGAACGCTTCCAACAACTCGGAAATCACACAGGTTGCAGTCATGTCACCCAACATAAACATCACCCCTGCTGAGCGGGACTCCAGCGAGAGGAAACGCCTGAAGCGGAGCTCCGTTTGGGATATCTTCATCAAAGTGGACGACGAGGTTCACTGCACGATGTGCGGCACGAAGCTCAAATACAGAAGCAGCACCACCAGCATGATGTACCACATCAGAAACAAGCACCAGGACGCAGCACCCAACGACGGTGTGTCGCTGGCAACGCATGCGGAGGTGACTGAGCTCATCTCCAGAATGATAGAGAAGGACATGCTCCCCATCAGCATGGTTAGTGGCGATGGTTTTCGCGAGCTGCTTGCATACACTGTGCACAGTTATAAAATGCCATCTGTTGGTGATGTTACACGCATTATTGAAGGCCGTTTTCATGAGAAGGTTGAAGAGCTTATGGTGCAGCTGGGTAGAGTGGAGAAAGTGGCTCTCACTGCAGACTTCTGGACAGGTCTCACCTTTCAGAGGTACATGACCATGTCGTGTTCATTTATAACAGAAGACTGGCAGGGGAGGTCAGCTGTGCTGCAGACGCACAAAGTTTCAGCAGGCAGCCACTCCACTGCAGACACTGTTACAGAGAGCGTGCTCAGCACCGTGCAGGCGTGGGCCATCGCCGGTAAAGTGACCTCATGTGTTCATAACGACACGCAGAACAGCTTATCAGTCCAAGCATGTACCCGTGTCACCTGGGACTACACGATTTGCTTTGCCACAACGCTTCAGCGAGCAGTCAGCGATGGGCTTAGTGAAGATTTACTCCGCATCGTTGTTGCTGCCGGGAAACTAGTTAAGCACTTCAATCGCAACTTGCTCGCGAATGAGGCCTTGGAACAGAAGCAAGTTCAGATGTGCCTGCCGCAACGCAAGCTCATCCAGTCGAGCAAAGACAGATGGGACACCATCTGCGACATGTTTGAACGTTTGCTTGAACAACGGTGGGCGATTAAAGCCGTCCTCTCCGACCGCAGCGTCACCAGCAGGCAGGAAGCTCAGACCCTTGAGATTGAAGATGACTGCTGGCAGATAATTGAGAACTTCACGCCTGTGCTGGCGACACTTAAATGGGCTACAACAGTCATATCTGCAGATACGGAGGTGTCCATTTCAAATATCTACCCGATCACCTTCAGCCTGGTTCAGACTCATCTCGTGCCAAAAGAGAATGACGTCGAACAAGTCTCAGAGTTCAAGCTCAAAGTTCAGCAGTCACTTAGAAATCACATGGAG GTTGACTCTAACGACCTGGCTTCAAAACCGGCTCTTATCGCCTCCATGTTGGATCCCCGGCACAAACACCTGAGCTTCCTTACACCAACGGGGAGACTGGCTGCAAAGGTTAAGCTGCATGAACTAGTTTCAAAATTGGATGCAGTAGTAACTGCTACTGCAGGTGCAAAGGATGAGCAGCAGGAGACTTTGGTCACCCCGGATATTAGCCAGGCAGCTGTGCCCTCGCAAATTAGAAGTGACACCAAAAACACTATGGTGCTGCTCCTTGGCGACAACTACAGTTCTTCCTATGCCACCGACTCTGAGGCTCAGGTCGATTACTACTTAAGAGACATTGCTCCCTCGTTAGACATTAACCCTCTCGACTGGTGGAGGGTAAATGGACCGAGATTCCCCAAACTGGCAACTCTTGCGAGACACTATTTGTGTGTACCAGGGGTATCGCTGCCGTCTTTATTGTCAGAAGCAGGACAAACGTTTGCAACAATGCGCAGAAGACTGAGCCCAGAGCATGTTGACATGATGATCTTTGTAAACAGAAATGCATAA
- the wdr54 gene encoding WD repeat-containing protein 54, producing the protein MYHKEKSIQIKNSASALYNNLSVLRIAPRRLTHFTVVHANMVNMVSASWDGLNYTHRQLQSKEPNVATSTSLIMQAAFCVLPSRDLLVVTSQKGIQMYESDGSIMVYWHALDTPETPTAQAVFARGIAAVYENYICVGVSSGAILVFDVPSKGSNITLSEVLEEHKESITDMASECSGSQECIANLVTADDGGNLCVWKSGEEFQLLNKIPGFDMSCSSVKLWKGTAVAGYGTGQIRLYEAVTGILHAEINAHARWIYSVDIAPFSGLLLSAAEDSLVRVWHMTITPETNSVEVAHLHNECVTDTQICGARFCDGDGYAFAVTGYDLSEIIRYIQS; encoded by the exons ATGTATCACAAGGAAAAGAGTATCCAGATAAAAAACAGCGCATCAGCGTTGTACAACAACCTCAGCGTGCTGCGCATAGCACCGAGGCGCCTCACCCACTTCACCGTGGTCCATGCTAACATGGTCAACATGGTCAGCGCGTCCTGGGACGGCCTAAACTACACCCACCGTCAGCTGCAGTCCAAGGAGCCAAATGTTGCTACAAGCACTTCGCTTATCATGCAG gCTGCGTTTTGTGTACTCCCCTCTCGTGATCTCCTTGTGGTGACGTCTCAAAAGGGCATCCAG ATGTATGAATCTGATGGCTCCATCATGGTGTACTGGCATGCACTGGATACTCCAGAAACACCTACAG CACAGGCAGTGTTTGCCCGAGGGATAGCAGCAGTGTACGAGAATTATATATGTGTGG GAGTTTCATCTGGTGCAATTTTAGTATTTGATGTGCCCAGTAAAGGAAGTAATATTACCTTGTCTGAAGTCCTGGAGGAGCACAAAGAATCCATCACTGACATGGCCTCAGAGTGCTCTGGCAGCCAG GAGTGCATAGCTAATCTTGTCACTGCAGATGATGGGGGAAATCTATGTGTGTGGAAGTCTGGGGAGGAGTTTCAGCTGCTCAACAAAATCCCTGGTTTTGA TATGAGCTGCTCATCTGTCAAGTTGTGGAAGGGCACAGCGGTGGCAGGTTACGGCACAGGCCAGATTCGACTCTACGAGGCAGTTACGGGAATTTTGCATGCTGAGATCAACGCTCATGCTCGCTGGATATACTCAGTAGACATTGCTCCTTTTTCTGGATTG CTTTTATCTGCTGCTGAGGACTCTCTTGTCAGAGTATGGCACATGACTATCACCCCAGAGACCAACAGTGTGGAG GTTGCGCATTTGCATAACGAGTGTGTGACAGATACACAAATCTGCGGCGCCAGGTTCTGTGATGGCGATGGCTATGCCTTTGCAGTGACAGGCTATGATCTGAGTGAGATTATCCGCTACATCCAGTCATAG
- the c20h2orf81 gene encoding uncharacterized protein C2orf81 homolog isoform X1 gives MPRSATKVQTDKHRRRSSVQVISPAAQEQKGEDIIPGHSTRTQWTNMLLQEDADEAVGEILDELLRKVMKGCLDVYTESQLPTFSASWAKRYLTQIVEHQILCLDEGEGPVERSKTEDSEPVPPTSDAWAQGCVPVLIHQQHLAAQEVAGGPSPRVTPLLQPKICDS, from the exons ATGCCACGCTCTGCAACCAAGGTTCAAACTGACAAGCACAGACGTAGGTCATCTGTACAGGTGATCTCACCTGCAGCACAAGAGCAGAAAGGGGAAGATATAATCCCAGGTCACTCGACCCGGACCCAGTGGACAAATATGTTGCTTCAGGAGGATGCAGATGAGGCAGTGGGGGAAATcttagatgaactgctgaggAAGGTCATGAAAGGATGTCTTGATGTGTATACTGAGAGCCAG CTACCAACTTTCTCTGCATCTTGGGCCAAGAGGTACCTCACACAGATTGTAGAGCACCAAATCTTGTGCCTAGATGAGGGAGAAGGACCAGTCGAAAGATCAAAAACAGAAGATTCTGAGCCTGTGCCACCAACTTCCGATGCCTGGGCTCAAGGATGTGTGCCTGTTCTTATCCATCAACAACATCTTGCTGCACAGGAG GTTGCAGGAGGCCCATCACCTCGGGTTACCCCACTGCTTCAGCCCAAGATCTGTGACAGCTGA
- the c20h2orf81 gene encoding uncharacterized protein C2orf81 homolog isoform X3 — MPRSATKVQTDKHRRRSSVQVISPAAQEQKGEDIIPGHSTRTQWTNMLLQEDADEAVGEILDELLRKVMKGCLDVYTESQRYLTQIVEHQILCLDEGEGPVERSKTEDSEPVPPTSDAWAQGCVPVLIHQQHLAAQEVAGGPSPRVTPLLQPKICDS, encoded by the exons ATGCCACGCTCTGCAACCAAGGTTCAAACTGACAAGCACAGACGTAGGTCATCTGTACAGGTGATCTCACCTGCAGCACAAGAGCAGAAAGGGGAAGATATAATCCCAGGTCACTCGACCCGGACCCAGTGGACAAATATGTTGCTTCAGGAGGATGCAGATGAGGCAGTGGGGGAAATcttagatgaactgctgaggAAGGTCATGAAAGGATGTCTTGATGTGTATACTGAGAGCCAG AGGTACCTCACACAGATTGTAGAGCACCAAATCTTGTGCCTAGATGAGGGAGAAGGACCAGTCGAAAGATCAAAAACAGAAGATTCTGAGCCTGTGCCACCAACTTCCGATGCCTGGGCTCAAGGATGTGTGCCTGTTCTTATCCATCAACAACATCTTGCTGCACAGGAG GTTGCAGGAGGCCCATCACCTCGGGTTACCCCACTGCTTCAGCCCAAGATCTGTGACAGCTGA